A single window of Pristis pectinata isolate sPriPec2 chromosome 8, sPriPec2.1.pri, whole genome shotgun sequence DNA harbors:
- the rasl11a gene encoding ras-like protein family member 11A-like produces the protein MLLPHTTMSNNSSNFLLIPIPEVPVVDCLHNRNVKITVLGARSVGKTALIVRFLTKRFIGDYEPNTGALYTRQMNIDGDQITLQVQDTPFVTQGDGDDPRNQDFITRSLHWADGFVFVFSLTDTDSWKALRPLHQQIRKIYPNVRLPFVLIGNKADLPHARQVETTEGIQLANEIGGTYFEVSARENCNEVYDAFHQVCQEINKVIGSSNGEKRRGLLLARPKSPNMQDFGRRLKQALSSKVKSTSAV, from the exons atgctgcttccCCACACCACTATGTCAAACAATTCAAGTAACTTCCTGCTGATTCCCATTCCGGAGGTCCCGGTGGTCGACTGTCTGCATAACAGAAATGTGAAGATCACGGTGCTGGGAGCAAGGAGCGTTGGAAAGACCG CTTTGATTGTACGTTTTCTCACAAAACGATTCATTGGTgattatgagccaaacacag GAGCTTTGTACACTAGACAGATGAATATCGACGGGGATCAAATTACACTGCAAGTTCAAGACACTCCCTTTGTTACTCAG GGAGATGGAGACGATCCTCGGAATCAAGATTTTATAACTCGATCCCTTCACTGGGCAGATGGTTTTGTTTTTGTCTTTTCGCTTACAGACACAGACAGCTGGAAAGCTCTCCGTCCACTCCATCAGCAAATCAGGAAAATCTATCCCAACGTCCGTCTTCCATTTGTGTTGATAGGAAACAAAGCTGATTTACCTCATGCACGGCAAGTGGAAACCACTGAAGGGATCCAGTTGGCAAATGAGATAGGGGGAACTTATTTTGAAGTTTCTGCCAGGGAAAATTGTAATGAGGTCTACGATGCTTTCCATCAAGTCTGCCAAGAAATTAATAAAGTGATTGGAAGCAGCaatggagagaagagaagaggtcTGCTTTTAGCTAGGCCTAAATCACCAAACATGCAAGATTTTGGAAGGCGCTTAAAACAAGCTCTATCATCTAAAGTAAAATCTACTAGTGCTGTTTAA